In Mastigocladopsis repens PCC 10914, a single window of DNA contains:
- a CDS encoding acyl-CoA desaturase has protein sequence MTINSHGTVGKHLPHLSWTNVAFFATFHALAMLAPWCFSWSALGVMIFLHWLFGSIGICLGYHRLLTHRSLQVPKWLEYAIAIVGALAMQGGPIFWVAGHRLHHAHTEDQDKDPYSSQRGFWWSHMLWIFYPRPEFFDEQHYKRFAQELYRDPFYRWLNRYFLLLQIPVGVLLYALGGWSFVIYGVFLRAVLLWHTTWFINSAAHLRGYRNFQLKDNSRNLWWAAILTYGEGWHNNHHAHPNVAKAGLQWWEVDMTWWAIKTLQILGLAKKVVMPPTSKASS, from the coding sequence ATGACAATAAACTCACATGGGACTGTGGGTAAGCATCTGCCACATCTGAGCTGGACAAACGTGGCATTTTTCGCTACATTTCATGCCTTGGCAATGCTCGCTCCTTGGTGTTTTTCTTGGTCTGCTTTAGGAGTCATGATATTCCTCCACTGGTTGTTTGGCAGCATTGGTATTTGTTTAGGGTATCACCGACTTTTGACTCACCGAAGTTTACAGGTGCCGAAGTGGTTGGAATATGCGATCGCTATTGTGGGTGCTCTTGCCATGCAAGGAGGGCCAATCTTTTGGGTAGCTGGACATCGACTGCATCATGCACATACAGAAGACCAAGACAAAGACCCATACTCTTCGCAGCGTGGTTTTTGGTGGAGCCATATGCTTTGGATTTTTTACCCACGTCCAGAGTTTTTTGACGAACAACATTACAAAAGATTTGCCCAGGAATTATACCGTGACCCATTCTATCGTTGGCTGAATCGCTACTTCTTGCTGCTCCAAATTCCTGTTGGTGTCTTATTGTATGCTTTGGGAGGATGGAGTTTTGTGATCTACGGAGTCTTTCTGCGGGCAGTATTGCTGTGGCATACCACTTGGTTCATTAACTCTGCGGCGCACCTGCGTGGTTATCGGAATTTTCAGTTGAAGGACAACTCTCGGAATCTTTGGTGGGCAGCAATTTTAACTTATGGAGAAGGTTGGCATAACAATCATCATGCTCATCCAAATGTCGCAAAAGCCGGATTACAATGGTGGGAAGTCGATATGACTTGGTGGGCAATTAAAACATTGCAGATTCTGGGGTTAGCTAAGAAAGTTGTTATGCCTCCAACGTCAAAGGCAAGTAGTTAG
- a CDS encoding TetR family transcriptional regulator, producing MSGEIISTRQRLINAAMELFSAQGITETTTKAVAELAKVNEVTLFRQFGNKQGLLLAVIFESPVFKELGESLKTQASQTASVYQALKDYCEERITALEQVPELVRSLVGEAGKYPVENRQALGRSLTQANHYVAEYLATVMEREQLQTQLPAQKLASLLNSMLLGYAVIELTSEFHELWHDRDEFLENLVALFLQVAPKSANQVNNESIPIEKVIDLPANLVHSILQRAKKSGLRDYALMYVLFGSGLSSEEMVNLERSQQINDANQHLLQITQGAIRQVPVNQWIMGKRYGSYIRNPLTQWLKSRKDDHSALFLNDDGMPISEGEIQEHWRILTQGLLTPEGQQPIIEQAQQTWCVEMLMKGMNLEDLSIITGWSRTKLQPYARRAREKSALEQAIRLDNKPQ from the coding sequence ATGTCAGGAGAAATAATTTCAACGCGACAGAGACTGATTAATGCAGCAATGGAGTTATTCTCGGCTCAGGGAATTACCGAGACGACAACCAAAGCAGTCGCAGAATTAGCAAAAGTGAATGAAGTAACGCTATTCCGGCAATTTGGCAACAAGCAAGGATTGCTCCTAGCAGTCATTTTTGAATCGCCAGTGTTTAAAGAACTGGGTGAATCCTTAAAAACACAAGCAAGTCAAACCGCCAGTGTTTACCAAGCTCTTAAAGACTATTGCGAAGAGCGCATAACAGCTCTAGAGCAAGTTCCTGAATTGGTACGCTCTTTGGTAGGTGAGGCTGGAAAATATCCAGTAGAAAATCGTCAGGCACTGGGAAGAAGCTTAACTCAAGCCAACCACTATGTTGCCGAATATTTAGCAACAGTGATGGAGCGTGAGCAATTACAGACGCAATTGCCAGCCCAAAAGCTAGCAAGTTTACTCAATAGTATGTTATTAGGGTATGCCGTGATTGAACTTACCAGTGAATTTCATGAACTTTGGCATGACAGAGATGAATTTCTGGAAAATTTGGTGGCATTGTTTTTACAGGTAGCCCCAAAATCCGCAAATCAAGTCAACAATGAGTCTATTCCAATAGAAAAGGTGATAGATTTACCAGCAAATTTAGTCCACTCTATTCTGCAAAGAGCCAAAAAATCAGGACTGCGAGATTATGCTCTCATGTATGTTTTGTTTGGATCTGGTTTATCTTCAGAAGAAATGGTTAATTTAGAACGCTCTCAGCAAATCAACGATGCTAACCAGCACTTATTGCAAATTACTCAGGGTGCTATTCGACAAGTCCCTGTGAATCAGTGGATCATGGGTAAGCGGTATGGCTCTTATATTCGCAATCCCTTAACTCAGTGGTTAAAAAGTCGAAAAGATGACCACTCTGCATTATTTCTCAACGACGATGGAATGCCTATTTCCGAGGGAGAAATACAAGAGCACTGGCGAATATTAACTCAAGGATTATTAACACCTGAAGGGCAACAGCCAATTATTGAGCAAGCTCAACAGACATGGTGTGTAGAAATGTTGATGAAGGGAATGAATTTGGAAGATCTGAGTATAATTACAGGCTGGAGTCGTACAAAATTACAACCGTATGCTCGTAGAGCCAGAGAAAAATCAGCTCTAGAGCAAGCAATTCGCCTCGATAATAAGCCTCAATAG
- a CDS encoding DUF29 domain-containing protein, with product MNEAYLTDFNAWIDQTAQFLRERRWHEIDVEHLIQEVEDLGKSERRGIASQLTRLLLHLLKWQYQPQRRSDSWLDSITDARTQIELAIEDSPSLKNYPAEKLEESYQRARHQAAKQTNMQISAFPEECPYPLELVLDEDWLPKESK from the coding sequence ATGAACGAAGCGTATTTGACAGATTTCAATGCATGGATTGACCAGACAGCCCAATTCTTGCGGGAGCGTCGCTGGCATGAAATTGATGTAGAGCATCTAATTCAAGAGGTCGAAGACTTGGGTAAGAGTGAGCGGCGCGGGATTGCTAGTCAACTAACTCGCCTTCTACTACATTTGCTCAAGTGGCAATATCAACCTCAGCGTCGCTCGGATAGCTGGCTAGATTCCATCACTGATGCACGCACTCAAATTGAATTAGCTATTGAAGATAGTCCTAGTCTTAAAAACTATCCCGCAGAGAAACTTGAAGAAAGTTACCAACGCGCACGCCACCAAGCAGCTAAACAAACTAATATGCAGATTTCAGCGTTTCCAGAAGAGTGTCCATATCCTTTGGAGTTAGTATTAGATGAAGACTGGCTGCCAAAAGAGAGTAAGTAA
- the map gene encoding type I methionyl aminopeptidase — protein sequence MKSETIVVLSHRELDKMRKAGRLAAELLHHLEPMVKPGVSTLELNDEAERWTQAHGAKSAPLGYKGYPKSICTSVNEVICHGIPNAKQILKDGDIINIDVTPIVDGYHGDTSKTFFVGTPSPKAKKLVEVTQECLRRGIAEVKPGARIGDIGAAIQEYAEVQGFSVVRDFVGHGVSNVFHTAPEIPHFGTRGKGKRLRPGMVFTIEPMINEGSWEVEVLGDGWTAVTRDRKLSAQFEHTLAVTEDGVEILTLREGEI from the coding sequence ATGAAAAGCGAAACAATTGTTGTTTTATCTCACAGAGAACTAGATAAGATGCGTAAGGCTGGACGCTTGGCAGCCGAGCTATTACACCATCTTGAACCAATGGTCAAGCCGGGGGTTAGCACCCTTGAGTTGAATGACGAAGCTGAACGGTGGACGCAGGCACATGGCGCAAAAAGCGCCCCTCTTGGCTACAAGGGCTATCCTAAATCAATCTGCACGAGTGTGAATGAAGTCATCTGTCACGGCATTCCCAATGCCAAGCAAATCCTCAAGGACGGTGACATCATCAATATTGATGTAACGCCGATTGTTGATGGCTACCACGGTGATACATCCAAAACATTCTTCGTTGGTACGCCTTCCCCAAAGGCAAAAAAGCTGGTCGAGGTAACACAGGAGTGCCTCAGAAGAGGCATTGCTGAAGTTAAGCCAGGAGCACGCATTGGGGATATTGGTGCAGCCATTCAAGAGTATGCCGAGGTACAGGGCTTCTCAGTGGTGCGAGACTTCGTAGGACACGGTGTGAGCAATGTTTTCCACACTGCACCAGAGATTCCCCACTTTGGCACACGTGGAAAAGGAAAGCGTCTGCGACCTGGTATGGTTTTTACCATTGAGCCAATGATTAACGAGGGTAGCTGGGAAGTCGAAGTTCTGGGGGATGGTTGGACTGCTGTAACACGCGATCGCAAACTCTCTGCTCAATTTGAGCATACTCTCGCTGTGACGGAAGACGGCGTTGAAATCCTCACATTACGTGAAGGCGAGATTTAA
- a CDS encoding Gfo/Idh/MocA family protein, with product MYDNSDFSQKRPVGVGVVGTGYTAVARAEALRQDERSHLVAVAGHTPNKTEAFASDYQAKVINSWQQLVEQDNVDLVMICTVTRDHGAIARRALASGKHVVVEYPLCLDVAEAEEIVALSKAQKKFLHVEHLELLGGVHQALKQHLPQIGQGFFVRYNTIKPEHPAPRKWTYNHELFGFPLMGALSRLHRLVDLFGQVISVNCHNRFWEIETEYYQSCLCVAQLSFSSGLLAQVMYGKGETMWQLERRFEVHGENGGLIFDGDTGVLVQPGETKPIEVGTRRGLFAKDTTMVLDHLIDGTPLYVTPEESLYTLKVADAARRSAQMGVTVVLDDALH from the coding sequence ATGTACGATAACTCAGATTTTTCGCAAAAACGCCCCGTAGGAGTGGGTGTGGTTGGTACTGGGTATACAGCTGTAGCTAGGGCTGAAGCATTGCGGCAAGATGAGCGCTCCCATCTAGTCGCTGTTGCCGGTCACACACCCAACAAGACAGAAGCCTTTGCCAGCGACTACCAAGCTAAGGTGATAAATTCTTGGCAACAACTGGTGGAGCAAGATAATGTAGATTTGGTGATGATTTGTACTGTGACTCGAGATCATGGTGCAATTGCGCGAAGGGCACTTGCGAGTGGCAAACACGTTGTTGTAGAATATCCCCTTTGTTTAGACGTGGCAGAAGCTGAAGAAATTGTTGCTCTCTCAAAAGCACAAAAAAAATTCCTCCACGTCGAACATTTGGAACTGTTGGGTGGTGTACATCAAGCCTTGAAGCAACATCTCCCACAAATTGGCCAAGGATTTTTTGTGCGCTACAACACCATCAAGCCCGAACATCCCGCACCCCGTAAATGGACGTACAATCACGAGCTTTTTGGCTTTCCTTTGATGGGCGCACTTTCCCGCTTGCACCGTCTTGTGGACTTGTTTGGTCAAGTGATATCGGTTAACTGTCATAACCGATTTTGGGAAATAGAGACAGAGTATTACCAAAGCTGTTTGTGCGTGGCTCAACTGTCCTTTAGTAGCGGACTGTTGGCTCAAGTGATGTACGGTAAAGGCGAAACCATGTGGCAGCTAGAACGTAGGTTTGAAGTTCATGGTGAAAACGGCGGCTTAATTTTTGATGGCGACACAGGAGTTCTGGTACAGCCAGGGGAAACAAAGCCGATAGAAGTTGGGACTCGTCGTGGTTTGTTTGCCAAAGATACGACAATGGTGTTAGACCATCTCATTGATGGCACTCCCTTATACGTCACCCCAGAAGAAAGCTTGTACACTCTTAAAGTTGCAGATGCGGCACGACGTTCTGCCCAAATGGGGGTAACGGTAGTACTAGACGATGCTTTACATTAA